A window from Malania oleifera isolate guangnan ecotype guangnan chromosome 7, ASM2987363v1, whole genome shotgun sequence encodes these proteins:
- the LOC131159974 gene encoding cytochrome P450 CYP72A616-like — MDGLMLRSLLLSTAILLLYSVLRAVYTIWWGPKNLEKRLRQQGIRCTSYKLFYGDKKDFLRLNREALSKPISLNHKIASRVLPFTHHMVQTYGKFCVEWFGTRARLIIADPELIRLALTEKDGHIQKQKQNPLLKIIDLGLFALDGEKWAKRRTLMTPAFHHGKLKGMGPSFSTSCCNMIDRWNELVSPEGSCELDVALELQNLTGDVIARTAFGSSYEAGKKIFEFQKEQATLAMEAFAAFYFPGLRFIPTKKNRRRYYLDNEIKTTIRGIIREKEQAKKNTESSSTDLLGLLLQCKEQKDNEMTIEDVIEECRLFYLAGQETVANLLTWTIIALSMHPNWQEKAREEVLQIWGQKNPDVGGINHLKIVPMVVHEVLRLYPPVAFLLRQTHQRTNIGGLSIPEGIDLFLPVLLLHHDPDYWGDDVEEFKPERFAEGVSKASKDQKAFYPFGWGPRVCIGQNFAMMEAKIALAMILQHFWFELSPTYTHAPFTVITLQPQHGAPIILHQI; from the exons ATGGATGGTCTCATGCTCAGGAGTCTGCTCTTGTCCACTGCAATACTGCTTCTGTACTCTGTTCTGAGAGCTGTTTACACCATTTGGTGGGGACCCAAAAACCTGGAGAAGCGTTTAAGACAGCAGGGGATAAGATGTACCTCTTACAAGCTTTTTTATGGTGACAAGAAAGACTTCCTGAGATTAAACAGGGAAGCGTTGTCCAAACCCATTAGCCTAAATCACAAGATTGCATCACGGGTGCTTCCATTCACTCATCATATGGTTCAAACATATG GAAAATTTTGTGTAGAATGGTTTGGAACGAGAGCTAGGCTGATAATTGCGGACCCAGAGCTCATCAGGCTAGCATTAACAGAGAAGGACGGCCACATCCAAAAGCAAAAACAGAACCCTCTTCTTAAGATAATCGATCTGGGCCTCTTTGCCTTGGACGGGGAGAAATGGGCAAAGCGCAGAACATTGATGACTCCTGCCTTTCACCATGGCAAGTTAAAG GGGATGGGGCCATCCTTTTCAACCAGCTGCTGCAACATGATTGACCGGTGGAACGAACTGGTTAGTCCTGAAGGATCATGCGAACTGGATGTTGCGCTAGAATTGCAAAATCTTACCGGTGATGTCATTGCTCGAACAGCCTTTGGAAGTAGCTATGAAGCCGGAAAGAAGATATTTGAATTCCAGAAAGAGCAGGCAACGCTGGCGATGGAAGCTTTCGCAGCCTTCTATTTTCCTGGTCTCAG ATTCATACCCACAAAGAAAAACAGAAGGAGATATTATCTAGACAATGAGATCAAAACGACAATAAGGGGCATTATTCGAGAAAAAGAGCAGGCAAAGAAAAACACAGAATCAAGCAGCACTGATTTATTGGGTTTGCTGTTACAATGCAAAGAACAGAAGGATAATGAGATGACAATTGAGGATGTGATTGAAGAATGCAGGTTATTCTACTTGGCTGGCCAAGAGACTGTTGCTAACCTGCTAACATGGACGATCATCGCCTTATCAATGCATCCGAATTGGCAAGAGAAGGCAAGAGAAGAGGTTCTGCAGATTTGGGGGCAGAAAAATCCTGATGTTGGAGGCATAAACCATCTCAAGATT GTCCCCATGGTAGTACATGAAGTCTTAAGGCTATATCCACCGGTGGCATTTTTGTTACGACAGACTCATCAAAGAACAAATATAGGGGGATTGTCCATCCCAGAAGGGATCGACCTTTTCTTACCTGTGCTGCTTCTTCATCATGACCCAGACTACTGGGGTGACGATGTTGAAGAATTCAAACCAGAGAGATTTGCTGAAGGGGTTTCCAAGGCATCCAAGGATCAAAAGGCATTCTACCCATTTGGATGGGGACCCAGAGTCTGTATTGGCCAAAACTTTGCAATGATGGAAGCAAAGATAGCATTGGCCATGATTTTGCAGCATTTTTGGTTTGAGCTCTCACCCACTTACACTCATGCTCCTTTTACTGTCATTACTCTTCAACCACAACATGGAGCTCCAATAATACTACACCAAATCTGA